The DNA window TTTCTCTCTAAAGATATGGTTATATATTCGCTTCGAGTCGAAGCTTTCCTGCTATGTAGTGAAAAATTTCCTCCACCTTGGCGGCGAATGGTTCGGGGTCCGTCATGTCAAACCATCTAACCGGCATTTGATTGCGAAACCATGTCAGCTGCCGTTTCGCATAGCGGCGTGAATTTTGTTTCAGCTGCTCGATCGCTTCGTCGAGGGAGACGCGGCCGTCAAAGTAGTCGTACAGCTCTTTGTAGCCGATCGCCTGCACCGCCTGACAATCGCGCAAGCCGCGGTCGTACAGCGATCTCGCCTCTTCAATCAGCCCTTCGGCGATCATCTCGTCGACCCGTTCATTAATGCGGCGGTAAAGCACGTTCCGCTCCGCCGTCAACCCGATGATAGCCGTTTCGTACAAAAGCTGCCGCTGCTGCCCCCGCTGCCATTCACTGAACGGTTTCCCGGTGCAATGATACACTTCGAGTGCACGAATGACGCGGCGGATGTTGTGCGGATGGATGCGCGCTGCGCTTTCCGGGTCAACTGCCTCAAGCTGCTCATGAAGCGCCTCGACCCCTTGTTCGGCTGCCAGCTGCTTGAGCGTCCGGCGGTATGCTTCATCGGAAGAGGCATCGGAAAATTGGTAATCGTAAATGGCGGCTTGAATGTACAGCCCGGTGCCGCCAACGATGATCGGCAGCCGGCCGCGTGCGGAAATATCGGCAATAAGCGCACGGGCGAGCCGCTGAAATTCGACGACGGAAAACGGTTCGCACGGCTCTTTAATGTCGAGCAAATGGTGCGGAACCCCTTCCATTTCATCCGGTTTCACTTTCGCGGTGCCGATGTCCATTCCTTTGTAAATTTGCATCGAATCACCGCTGATGATCTCCCCGCCCAGCTTTTTCGCCAGCGCGATGCCGAGCTTCGTTTTGCCGACTGCTGTCGGTCCGACGATGACAACGACTTTTTCTGCCATGATGCGCCACTGCTTTCTGTTGCTAAACTCGTATCAAACACCATTATACATAA is part of the Geobacillus sp. 46C-IIa genome and encodes:
- the miaA gene encoding tRNA (adenosine(37)-N6)-dimethylallyltransferase MiaA, which produces MAEKVVVIVGPTAVGKTKLGIALAKKLGGEIISGDSMQIYKGMDIGTAKVKPDEMEGVPHHLLDIKEPCEPFSVVEFQRLARALIADISARGRLPIIVGGTGLYIQAAIYDYQFSDASSDEAYRRTLKQLAAEQGVEALHEQLEAVDPESAARIHPHNIRRVIRALEVYHCTGKPFSEWQRGQQRQLLYETAIIGLTAERNVLYRRINERVDEMIAEGLIEEARSLYDRGLRDCQAVQAIGYKELYDYFDGRVSLDEAIEQLKQNSRRYAKRQLTWFRNQMPVRWFDMTDPEPFAAKVEEIFHYIAGKLRLEANI